The window GGCTTTGAAGTAATAAAAGACTCCCAAAATAGCTACAAAGGCGACAATAACAACACTTACTTTTTGCTTTTTGGACATAGGCTTCACTTAGTTTCCTTTTAATTAAAAATTTCTTAGCATTACGCAAAATAAAGTCTATTTCTATTAGCTATGACGAATTGGCTTGCCCTGCGGTTTCAAAAACACGCGGCTTGTTCGATTTACCGTGAGGGCATCGGATGAATCCCTTGGATTTCAACATCCGCGGAATTAAGCGCGCGTTCGACATCAGCAACTCGTGTCCATTCGAATCGTGCTGCCACACCGCAGTCGCTTGATAAACTGCGTGGTATGGGAATGAGGCGGCACTCAATCCCAGCCTTAAGGAGAATTTTCTCAGCACGGAATGCCGAGGATTGACTGTGAAAGAGTACCACCCCGTATTTTTCCAATTTTTGTTTCTCCTTTTCGATTGCTTTAGCTGTGCCGTGGGTCATTTTGATATTGTTAATCGGAACTCGCCAGAGCCAATGTCTTCGATGATGACATTCCATCCGGAACTTTTGGCGATTCGCTCCACGTTATCCCGTGCAGCATATGAGTCAACTATTATCTCTATTTTTCCACGTTCACGATCCTTGATTGCCCTTTTTGCCATCATTGCAGGTATCGGACAAGATAGCCCGCGTGCATCAAGTTCGATTGAGTCGCTCATTAAAGATCCTCCTTGGATTTCTTTACTTCGCGCATCGTCAGGCCAATAACAGTGCAAAATACTAGCCCAATGACGAGCGCCCAGGGTCCAAATGCACCTGGTCCTTTTGGCGAGCTGGCGAGTGAGAAGTTATGTGCAAAGCCAGCTCCTACCAACATCCCGAGTACAAAAATGCCAGCATCACCATCGCCTTCACCGGATAGGAAAATTTGGCGTCCCGGGCACCCACCTGCAAGTGTGAACGACAATCCGGCAAGGAGCATCCCGCCAAAGTTAAAAGGTTGATTCGTATGCGCTACTGGTTGCTGGGCGAATCCTGGCTTGAACTGTCCAAGGGCTACATTGGTTATTAACGCAGTGGCAATAAGTGCCAGAATTCCACTAAAGAGATGTGCATCCCTAAGAAGAACGAGGTCTCGTAGTGCACCAACCGTACAGAATCTCGACCGCTGTCCAAGTAATCCAATCAGAGCTCCTGCCGCAAGAGAGATGAGAATGGGCGCATGCATGCTCCCAGGTCCTTCCACGGATAAAAACACGGGGCCAGTCGGTTTTCCACTGGGGTCGAACCCTAGCTTAGGTTCGGTAATTAAAAGTATAAGCAATCCAATTGCAACTAGCGGCATCATCCATCCCAAGGCTACTGGCGCTGGTTTGCTCCTTCCAAGGTTGAATCCAGATTTCACGAAGGCTGTGCCGAGCAGTACTCCGGCGAATAGCCCTGCAATTCCAAAAATTGCATTCCAATCGCCGCCGGAAAGCCTTAGGTATGCGCGCCATGGGCATCCAAGGAACATAAGCGCCCCTATCATTGAAAACGCTCCGAGAAAAAAACGTACAATGGGCGAAGAGCCGGTCCGTGGTTTGAATTCTCGGAAGACTAAAGCCGCGACTAACGATCCGAGAATGAAACCTATTATTTCCGGGCGGATGTACTGAACCACCGATACTCGATGGAGCCCGAGAGAACCGGCAATATCGCGGGTGAAGCATGCAACGCAAATTCCCATATTGCCAGGGTTGCCACTTCTTACCAATACCGGGGCGAGTACCCCAACGGCAATACCTGTGATGATTGGTCCTGAGCTTGAACTTAGAAACCGACGAAAAGAAAGCATAGCTAGGCTCCTTTCAAATTAGGTTTAGGCTGCCACAACCGGCACGAAAGGAGCAAGAGGTTGTTCAACTTAAGAAGAAGGGTATCCGGCCGGAAACGGCAGCATTATTCTGTAATTTGATTTTTGAACGCAACACGTGCGCCGTTGTTGAGGAATATCAAGTCTTTCTATATGCTGGCACGGTTTCCGACCCCCTTCCGGATGGTGTTTGTGGGATTTAATTTGGCACTATTATATTATGGAATTGTCGGTATATACAATGCCGGCTAATGAGGTATAAGGCTTTATGGAATGCTGCAAGTATTTGTTTTTGTGGTGGCTGAATTGAGGGTGTGTTGACTAATTTATAGGCTAATCAACTAGAGTAATGGTGAGCCCGGTGCGAATCGAACGCACGACCCACGCCTTAAAAGGGCGTTGCTCTGCCGACTGAGCTACGGGCCCACATTGGTGAACACATAATTATACCACATGTGGTATAAAATAATCAATAGTTTAGATTTCGCGGAAAACAATAAATGTGTGGAAATCGCGCCATGTTCAGGAGGAAGCTTTTTAGGTAAAAGGGTAGCATGCTTGACGGCGTTGAAAAATCATGCTAAATTTCATAGTAAGTCGCCCCGACTTTGTCGGGGTATTTTTATTGCGTAAAGTTGGGATCGATTGCTATATGAGGTTGTTCAAAGGATTATTTCAAAAAGTTGACCAGCTGCTTTCTCGTGGCAGGCTGGTGGATGACGAGTTTTTTGATGAACTTGAGGAGGCGCTCATACAGGCCGACTTAAACGTCCACACCACAATGCGCATAGTTTCTGGTCTGAGGGAAGACGCTCGAAAGGAGCGAATCTCAGAACCCGAGCAGGTGCGCGAAAGGCTCAAGCAGCAGCTAGCCGAAATATTATGCCAAGGAGAGGGTCCTGCACTGCGTGGTTCTGATGGGCTTTCTACCTATCTTATAGTTGGCGTGAATGGCACGGGGAAGACGACTTCGATTGCAAAACTTGCGCACAGATTCAAATCGCAGGGGAAGCGGGTAATCCTAGCCGCGGCAGACACCTTCCGTGCGGCGGCAATTGATCAACTCGAGATATGGGCGAATCGAATTGGAGTTGATTTAATTAGACAGCGCGAAGGTGCTGACCCAGCAGCAGTAGTCTATGATGCTATCCAGGCGGCAAAGTCGCGGAAAGCTGATGTTCTGATTGCCGATACAGCAGGTCGTCTTCACACAAGAAGCAATCTCATGGAAGAACTAAAAAAAATTAGTCGAGTGATTGAACGTGAGTTGGGCCGCCCTGCCGATGAAACACTGCTGGTGCTTGATGCTACCACCGGTCAGAACGCAATCAGCCAGGCTAGAGAGTTCCTAAGCGCCGTTAATGTTACTGGAATTGTGCTGGCAAAGCTTGATGGTACTGCAAAAGGCGGAATAGTTGTAACAATAAAGGACGAATTGGGTATACCTATCAAGCTTGTTGGCACCGGAGAGAAACTTGAAGACTTGGAAGAGTTCAACTGCAATGACTTCGTGGAGTCTCTTTTATAGAAGTTAATTTCCTTTCAACTTAGTCATTTTAAAAGGCGTCGAAAGCGTAGTCGCGAATAAGTACATATTTTGCATATAATTTAGCTAAAATTGGCGAAAAGCCCTCGGAGAATTCGGAACTAGCCGGGGGCTTTTGATTTTAATACATCAGAGTAGCTATGAGTATTATTGCTGTCTGCTACAATTTTTAGATGTTGAACTGCTGGTCCTATTGGATTTTAACAGGAAATTGCAAGTTTTGATTGATATTTGGATTGGTGATTAATGAATTAGGGAATGGTAGCAATATCGTTTGAGTCCGCACGAGGCTACCCATAAAGTTGG is drawn from Armatimonadota bacterium and contains these coding sequences:
- a CDS encoding DUF3343 domain-containing protein gives rise to the protein MTHGTAKAIEKEKQKLEKYGVVLFHSQSSAFRAEKILLKAGIECRLIPIPRSLSSDCGVAARFEWTRVADVERALNSADVEIQGIHPMPSR
- a CDS encoding sulfurtransferase TusA family protein, with translation MSDSIELDARGLSCPIPAMMAKRAIKDRERGKIEIIVDSYAARDNVERIAKSSGWNVIIEDIGSGEFRLTISK
- a CDS encoding YedE-related selenium metabolism membrane protein, with the protein product MLSFRRFLSSSSGPIITGIAVGVLAPVLVRSGNPGNMGICVACFTRDIAGSLGLHRVSVVQYIRPEIIGFILGSLVAALVFREFKPRTGSSPIVRFFLGAFSMIGALMFLGCPWRAYLRLSGGDWNAIFGIAGLFAGVLLGTAFVKSGFNLGRSKPAPVALGWMMPLVAIGLLILLITEPKLGFDPSGKPTGPVFLSVEGPGSMHAPILISLAAGALIGLLGQRSRFCTVGALRDLVLLRDAHLFSGILALIATALITNVALGQFKPGFAQQPVAHTNQPFNFGGMLLAGLSFTLAGGCPGRQIFLSGEGDGDAGIFVLGMLVGAGFAHNFSLASSPKGPGAFGPWALVIGLVFCTVIGLTMREVKKSKEDL
- the ftsY gene encoding signal recognition particle-docking protein FtsY; translated protein: MRLFKGLFQKVDQLLSRGRLVDDEFFDELEEALIQADLNVHTTMRIVSGLREDARKERISEPEQVRERLKQQLAEILCQGEGPALRGSDGLSTYLIVGVNGTGKTTSIAKLAHRFKSQGKRVILAAADTFRAAAIDQLEIWANRIGVDLIRQREGADPAAVVYDAIQAAKSRKADVLIADTAGRLHTRSNLMEELKKISRVIERELGRPADETLLVLDATTGQNAISQAREFLSAVNVTGIVLAKLDGTAKGGIVVTIKDELGIPIKLVGTGEKLEDLEEFNCNDFVESLL